CTGCATCAAAAGACCATACCTCAAAGTTATTTGATGTAGACGATTTGTCGGTTCACAAAGTTTATGTCACTGAACGTCCTGTCAATAGTGCTTCACTTTCACCAATATACGATCATGTtagttaataacttatattttataaagtttgtttatacttaacattgaaatttaataatattgtttttttttttcaggtgGTATTGGGAGGCGGTCAAGATGCTATGGATGtaacaacaacagcagcaCAAGCAGGCAAATTTGATGCCAGATTCTTCCATGTTATTTTTGAAGAAGAATTTGCAAGAGTGAAAGGTCATTTCGGTCCAATAAATTCATTAGCTTTCCATCCAGATGGTGAAAGTTTCAGTACAGGTGGAGAGGATGGTTTCATTAGGGTTCAATCATTCGATCCATCTtacaaagaatttaaatttgattattgatcatttattttagtatcagtgtcaataattaaaaaaaaaaataagaataaaatatttaccatcaatttttttataaatttattttattacaacctGTCTATGTTGTTGGATCTTACCATTTTGTAAACCCTAGATTattaattcctttttttttatctacttgtattgtattttattatacttcataaCTTCCAATTTTAaagtagtttattaaaaaaaatagtactttttaaatgttaatatggcacatgtatttgatatttccCTGTAACAAGTTTCTAATACAGGAAACTTACATTCAGCAATTTATGTTAaactttgttaattttaaaattaaattgagttaatatattatcaaacttgAAGGGAACTTATACTCTGTCTAGTGAGAGAACATgctaattctaaaaatatccaTGTGATATCCTACCATCACATCAATACTGATTTTACTATGTCAAGGAAACACATGGAATATGctgtaaaactaatttttgttgGACCAAGGTGTGTTCTCTCGTTATATAGagtaactattaactatttctTGATGgtgcttattttataatttattttgatgaaaattttcaatacatgTTTTATAGATGTATCAATTGTTCAAATTTACAGTAtcatagaattataaataatgcttAATTAAACGTTcaagtttgataatagatcaagaattaaaataaaataacaaagctaaatataatgttactgtgttatgtatattgtatgtgtaaGATTTAGACAAAACATACAGATTTTGTCTGTGCTTTAATGTGAaccatataagttataacatttataaattaaaattaatttttaccagtGATGGGAAAGAACTTGTTCACATGATcaagttcaatttttaagaaatgaaTTTGAACGTGAACTaagttcttatttattatggtCTTAAAAGTTTTGGGTTTGCtcattgacaatttttaactttgtgataataatatgaactagattttagtttatgtaatataatatataacagttCATATTTGATGTCTTGAACTTGAAcaagttcatttttataaagaacttTCCCATCACTGATTTTTActgatattttctatataatttgttgagttaatttagaaaatgtatgctacctatatacaaattgaatgttctaaataatattaaatttttttttaaattatgtatatttgtgtttaactGTTATTTGTTACGTATCATTTAACATTGTTTGGAGGTTGATAAGAATAAAGGAAATAGTAatctatatttgaaaaattgtatttataaaatgtgctTTGGCATACAttctgtatttttgtttttatttattgaaatatataatcagtgtttattttaaacaaagttaAAATGTGAATAAAGCTTACTATTCTTAATGAGTTGTCACAAATTTAAACCAgtcacttattttttttattttctgtgttATCAAATGGCCTCTGAAGTCTGAATCATAAACTGTTATTTtccttttatgttttaaatttttctttataacttaatatgcCAACTGCATGAATctgtacaaattatacattatattttattggaatgaaaaataatagattaacaATCCAAAAACCGATTTAAAAAAGTCGGTTTTCTATACAGTAAATTTTGACCTGTTATATTGTAACATTCTTTTATTAGAAGATATTCTAGAAACAAtccatataattaatgaaaaataaataatttttatttaaaggtttagatgtatttacttttttatcacAAGATTTATAGTtgtgaagtatttttttttttaattaatatctaaattatcttaaactttgaataatcatttcgtattaaaataatttgttaaatcttagtaactactaactataaatattcaactttGTAGTTTTGGGTATGTCtatgtaactatataagtaactTACATCTTGTGGGatagattttttatgtatgaaataagttattaatgaatacaatgttcctcattattatacctattaggaatttctgtgtatatattttatagataggtattatgaattatatcttAAGACAGTGcaaaagaataatatgttgaacattaattttattataatcattattatcaatttttttcaagaaaactGATTAGGTAATGagtatttaagtaggtatatataattataaatccatATTATTTGAGTATATTTATAGGTTCCATACATCATACTACATTTCTAtggataaatatgaaatagataataaggtcaataaatggtatttataatacgggCTGTATGCTTTATAGTTTGTAGCATTCATAGTTAATAGTTGTTAGTATTCatctactacaataatataatattaattagaaaaaaatactatttaaaatcgtgtaataataagcaactagagaaaataaatgaaacataTAGTTTACAATTTTCTGAGTTTAGTGATTTATTGGCATTTGCTTTAGCGCGCTCTACGGATGAATTACTGAAACAGAACcttcaagattttaatttttttagtgggAAATTATTTCCCATTGCCCTATAAAGGGAGAGAATACCATAAAAGCATCTACATTTTTTcacataaataggtacctaagtgttgtatagtgtatactgtatacttataaagtataaatctcTTCGTATTTTACTCATATGATAATTGATTGTCACTAGGcacattattgtacatttaaattaagttattataacgatattgttatttttcgagattaaaataattacctacctatctatctGGGTTTTGCCAGAAACATTCTTTATTTACAAGATAATTgtgaataatatgaaataaataaaaaataaaaataaaatcctatataacagatatttttttaaataatgattgttggtgaaattaatgaaagaataattaggtaattaagatattattaattattataccttaattttaataattaaaacaacaatgaataaaatacgaaGAGAAGTTTTTTCTATACTCTACGAAAAACGGAGAAAAAAAGTTTACTACCTTAccctcataataatatgttacaatatataatataaagcagCGGTTCTCAACCTGGGGTACGTAACATGATCTCAAGGggtacaagtatattataaagtatgaaGGAAATAGTCAATActcaataggtaggtattgcaTTTTGGCAGTTGGCACTCTTcaacaattacaatttaaaaaaaaaaacaacgatctgaaaaaaatgtcatagtCTCGCTCTCTATCTTATTCTGTGGACTTTTGAGTTATGGTAATGTGttcaatacaatataggtGTATAGTTTTTAGACCactgttttgttttaagtcGTGACGATTATCGAGTGCCAAGATGAGCTGGACGGGTTATAGTAAGTTATCTcagcaaataaatttataaaataatataacaactaaataatttatattaaattaccaatcgaataggtaggtagttacTTCATTACTTGAATACACGTAGGATTTGAAATTGCTAATAGAGCCACTCCTATTTTTACACATAAGatttcaactataaaaattaaataacaaatacgatttttgaaaattgagaACGAACActgttttacttaaatattatgcgtagatattttataatagcctCATGTACCTAGGTAGTAGCCAGATACACCGCGGTATAGACAATGCAATTCGTTACAAACATACATTTCGTCGCACTGAAAAGtagtgaacaaaaaaaaaaaaaccaacaaacGATTCATAGCAcagtagttataataataatgatataataataataataataataataatattaattataataataataatattcatgtgtaggtaggtagtaggtatgtacatgttttatattttcgaaaatgaaattaatactttCGTTCGGGCGATACTGCGTTTCTATCGCGCCGCGAAAAACACAAGTCGTAAAACGACATACACATAAGCGCGCGCGCACAAAATATTCCATCGGATATCTTTTACGCGCCCcgcaaataggtatatacctaatattactcGATTACAGCGGTATAGGTAATGGTGTATTACCTGTATTACCGCACACGCACATGTGACTACACGTCTTGGCGTGTCTTGTTTGCGAATACGATGCCACTCGTACTGGTAAgtacattttactatatatatataacataacgtCATAATTccgcaattatattattgacttaTCGATAAGTATATAAGACGATCGCATGTCGGTTCATGCGCGCGTGTGACCGCGGCGCGTCTTTAACAGCGTCTGCCGCCACTGCCGCCACTGATGTTGCTGTCGTCCTCGTCGTTGATGATGATCAATTTTGGCTTGGACTCGACGGCTTGCTGATGGCGGTGGtggtgttgttgttgttgttggtgGTGGTGCTGTAGGTGGGGGTTGTCGTCGCCGGCCGAGTACTGCTGCAGatcgttgttgttgttgtgcaCGCCGCTGGACGACACGATCTCCTCTTGGGACATCTCGACGCCGCGGTGCTTCTTCTGTATCAGGTTCTCGATGTGGAACGCCAGGTTGTGCGAGGACACCGTGTCCGCGACGGCGGCCACGGCGTGCTGCTTGTCCGCCAGCGACTCGGCCGCGGCGGCCACGGCCACGGCGTTCCGGCCGGTCAACTGGAACTCGGGGTACACCGCGAAGTGGTGGTGGTGATGGTGGTGAGGACTGGTCAGcggctgttgctgttgctgcaaAAACACGAGACACACcgtcgttatattttttattatatatatatatagacacaTAGACAACTGATGTAAATTCAAAACACCGAATTGAGTTTATCAAATACACATTTGAACGTTAGATTCCGACTGAGGTTGGCTTGGTGTTGAATTAACAACGTTAGTTTGTTAACCgcgattttcaaattttccatCTATTTTAGTCTTCCAATTGGgttaaaacaacaacaattattggttatattaaataacgtaaGTAGTTGGAATCACTATATGATATTCGATGTGAAATCTAcaccaatacattttatatcaacTACGACCTTGTTGTTGTATTGAGtactttatgttttattttgagaaATTGCTAAgtattctaaaataacattaattacttaatgttttcataaatattttattagttgatttaaaaaataaattgaaaaaaaaaatgcaaaaaatacaGAGACATGGCTTTGGATCAACCGCTATCCGTATCGTAGAATTGTTCTCACTACCTCGGATTATTATGAGTTCCTACCTATCTATCGACTATACCTATTCAGatgataaaatgtaacaaaatacGGTACCTACATGCATGTCAAGCATGACATGCCGAGCATGTCAAATATAGATATGTAaccgttaaaaaaattaataatataaaataaacacacttaatatattaataaatattttgtacataatatgtgtggATCTTCattgcttttaaatatatattaattatatattaaatatataaatttgtaaatttgacAACTACACTGTCAACAGtattgttaaaagttaaatcaaCACTAATGTTTCTATGTGTATACAGTAGTACAATAACAAGttacaataacatatattatataattgatggGTAAGGTATGaactatgaataattaatataattataggtgtAATACACTAATCGGCGAGTCCAAATGgcatgccaaaaaaaaaaaaaaataataataaacataaatcgaaacgtcctatatattataattgcacGCCATCTCTTATTACGAGGATCTACCCGAATTGCATgccgttataatttattttgtttatcacgaattattattatttatttttttttttttagactaatataaaatctatatattatctatgattGCATAATACCTGTCTACTTAATAGACCTATTTTCCGTGTCAATTTATTGACGTTCCAATTTATTTGACATCGTAAAGCACGTCTAATTTTgatggattttattttcattggtAAAATTGTTGTCTTTTGAAACTTTATTCCAGCATCATAACTTTTTGGTTGTGGATTTTTTCTTGGGTATACATTTTGATCTTAATTTGTTGGACATTTTGTGATTAATTTTAACGTCTTCGACAGtacaatataacttttaaataaatgaaacgtGGGAACATCTATTCATACTATTTATAACGATATCTAATTACCCATGTATTAACCGGTAATAAGCGAAgttattttctgtttaactaatatactgattcatattcattatttaatatttcagaaaACGTTGAACTGCTTTTTACTGTTTTGAatgacaatatacatttttttacatttcatatATTCCGAAGTAGAACATGATttggagttttttttttttttacttatataaatcaaattttggacaagtatagtttattagttataacaaatatttaaagtttagataaGAGAGCATTTATGTACTTTTTGCGGGGTATTCCACTTTGTGCAGTAACACAACTCCGCGGTCACCGATACTTCAAACACTTATAAAGTCATAACCCATTAAACACTCGCAAAAATTGGATTTTCAAGTATGTAGGAAGGGGGTTGTCATCCCGTGAGGCTTACCGTCTGGTGGTGGTTTTGCTGCTGGTACGGCCTATGCCGGCGCATCCTCCTCCGCCTGTAGTTGCCCCGCTCGAACATGTCGTTCGCGGCCACCGGGTCCAGCGTCCAGTAGCTGCCCTTGCCGCCGCCCATGTTGTCGTCCATGCCGGTCCGGCCCCTCGGGATCTTGATGAAACAATCGTTCAGGCTCAGGTTGTGCCTGATCGAGTTCTGCCAGCCCTGTCTGTTGCGCCGGTAGTACGGGAACTTGTCCGTAATGTAGTTGTATATCTCGCTGAGCGTCATCCGCTGGTTGGGAGTGGAAGTTATGGCCATGGCGATGAGCGCTATGTACGAGTAAGGCGGTTTCTCGTTGCATCCGACCGCCGCCATGTCAGCGGCAGCGACGGCCGCGGCGGCCGCCGCGTTCTGTTCGGAGGGTTGGTCGAACAGACTGATAGCCGGCACCTGTGAACGAATtgttatcatcatcattattattaccattattaggtacacgtcatattatataacac
The DNA window shown above is from Aphis gossypii isolate Hap1 chromosome 2, ASM2018417v2, whole genome shotgun sequence and carries:
- the LOC114122034 gene encoding forkhead box protein D5-C-like, which encodes MNRGGQPQSPEQPSHTAAAVDSMKNEEPTIQSHHQQRNMLAEAIASLPPVPQNLSAIALFHQLPILYQQHYQHMLHSRILPYLQESLRLQSSVNFVDKPQMPTVPAISLFDQPSEQNAAAAAAVAAADMAAVGCNEKPPYSYIALIAMAITSTPNQRMTLSEIYNYITDKFPYYRRNRQGWQNSIRHNLSLNDCFIKIPRGRTGMDDNMGGGKGSYWTLDPVAANDMFERGNYRRRRMRRHRPYQQQNHHQTQQQQPLTSPHHHHHHHFAVYPEFQLTGRNAVAVAAAAESLADKQHAVAAVADTVSSHNLAFHIENLIQKKHRGVEMSQEEIVSSSGVHNNNNDLQQYSAGDDNPHLQHHHQQQQQHHHRHQQAVESKPKLIIINDEDDSNISGGSGGRRC